The sequence below is a genomic window from Uranotaenia lowii strain MFRU-FL chromosome 2, ASM2978415v1, whole genome shotgun sequence.
ggtttaattttgtcgctaagttttgattgatcTAGCGAACTAAAAAGTTTCGCTATTTTTGGTTGCGCTAACTGAAgaccgctaactcccatatatttgtatcaatctccCGAATTATAAGTGacagaataaactttttgtcattaatcaGGTTATGGTTACATTGGGCTTCAGtctgattgcttaattggatATGTTGGAGGATTGTGTACTCGAGTTAGAGAAAAGAtgtatttagtgtcatttttctaTTCTCTAGCGCTTTTTTTTCGCaacagaagaagataacaataaaaaatgctaaacaatataaaactatttttaacatccCTTCatcgaaatttgttttcaaatggttgagatatttacttttcacaaaacagttttttagagattttacagatcagttcatataaaaataagattatattACCATTGTAGCATTGGTTTTCATatcaaatagaaattgtataaatgtttacgtttgacaatgctcctgcaaGTTTGGAAAAGGGGAGAAcagtttaaagattttaaatgatgagaatgtaaaatattgcaaaaaaaaaacaaatagaaatgaattgcacaaaagattgtttgcaacgaaattgcatactatctactttgcacaaaaccgataaatcgagcaaattttttatctaaaatttaaattaaaaaaggagGTATGTCTCCTGTTCCACATTTTGTTCTTTtggttttgtagttttttgaaaattcgttttttcaaaatagtagAACACCGAGAGTTGTTGAAATGCCCATCTTAGACAGTTTTCGTTTTGCTTATattattgtatgaaaatttgatcaatttatttaattttaaattaaatacttgaaacatTATTTTCCCCCCTTGAGGAGTAGGAAAAGTCGAGGGGGGAGCGTGACAAAAgcagaatttgatatttgttccggtctTTATGTTgttcaacagttagcgattagcgattagcgctttaagcttaaagcgataacttttttggcacATCTAGCGTATTttattagcgatcgctaacttggaatgagttagcgatctaattagcggcgctattttttcagttagcgatgccgaacactgttaatttttattcattgcaACATTTCGTTTCTTTATATTCAATTGATGAGTTGATTAAAAATTCCTCTGTATCATTTTGAGTTTGAATCTATTTTTCGATAAAGATAAATaatatccattttgaactttagagaatttattcaaaacacatagaGATCAAAATAAAAGACTACATAAAGACATAATTGAttgaagtttacaaaaataactttaatatttaaaatacaaattgttCAATTTATCATACTTGAAAAACTACAGGTTTAAAAATGGGTGGTTTTTTGAATGATCAAatatgaaactgataaaaacgaaaataaggaactccaagttttgttgaaaatacaTATTGAAAGCGCAATGCAAATACTAATTTAGCTAACATAAcacattaaaatttagcttaaaaataGCCTCTTAGAGtcgtttttcgaacttttcatagatAAATAGatcgtgaaatcgcttttccggactttccGGAACTGTTATCATTCAAGAAGTCAAccgatttatttcaaaattcaaaaatatagtGGCAAACGGTTGCTAAtttaatttccttcaaaattaagCTATTTGCCTagtgatcgattacttttgtgacgtgaattcacgctagaatgaCTTCAATAAATACCACTTAAATTGACTGTTCTCTCGGTTGAAATAGTatatcggtgtcttcaaataagttgtagaaaaaacaatTACCCCCAATTTGATATCCATAgtttctcgattgaacaacatcgaacaaagttaaaaccTCTtaaaagttgtgacgtgaattcatcCAGTTTGAACAGAATAAAGTTGaggactgaattcacgtcacgaaatgtcatgttttttttaacattctttggagccatttaattttaaattcacatcAAAAAGTAACATTATATTCCTTCAtatacaatcataaattttcagtatcttgtCTTAACTTTTTCCTCATTTTGACTGGCACTTGAATAGTATCATATTGAGGAATCATACGTTGAAATTAATACTGTTTCTCAcaggcttttttttaaatcaccaaaaaaatatttttgtttttagttgaaaataacgaacaaattaaaaaaaatctttttaaatatgtttaatttgtaaaaatcctaCCATTTGAAAGATTAAAATAGCTTTCAGAGTATATTTctcttatgaaattttacaaaatatctaaatttgtGACATGTGTTCACTTactcgcgctgttgtaactcagctggatTCCATCCGATTCTTTAAAACTAAGTGTTTCAGAATCGTGtcataatttgcaaaaaagatttttttttactgcttaacaatgtcaaagttttctcgtaaaattaaaaggTTTCCTTTTTTGGttacgtgaattcactcatttgcgactgttttagTTAGTTCGCTTTTTAAAACTAtcccaatgaatttaaaaaaaatctttattctaCGCATTGTAGCTGTTAaacgcataaaaaaaaaattccacaaaaaaatttatccatatatttcaattaattattttgttaaagttgTCAACATTTACagtatttcttacaaaaaatttgattttcaatattgtataaaaaagtaaaaaaaatgttttttttacgttGGTTTTGTGGGATTTGAATTCaaagtaatttttaagtttgatattttttgatacgctaacggataaaaattacttgtgagtggtacaagcgcgtggaatgagTCATTACTAAAACATTTATCAATTTCCAGTTCAAAATTCTAGCTATGAATATTTTCTCGTCGTCAATTAATATACTGGGTCCTGGAAAGGACGAAAGCTAGAacctatgtttttcttattaaaaatttagatttatagccttaaaagattatgttttcagaacactaAAACTAAAAGTAGAAAAACAAAGGcaaacttatgaaaattatttaaattttttattagtcTGACTATAAAAGCTGgtaagtttatttgaaaattaataaaactacATTCCCCCACTTCGAAATTTCTAAAGAATCCGAAGGGGAGAATAAATgaagtttgaaacattttatgaaaatatcgaaaaatttatcaaatatccgaaagattacatgagcaaaaaaacaatttgtggaAGCGGGGAGTTCTATCACCTTTTGCATATATTCTaggatttattgaattttttgataaaaaatttcttgatttgcAGATTTTTTGCACTGATATAcctagtatgcaattttgttgcatacatgctttcgtgcaatttcattagtttttttttgcctttcttttaTCTCCCCCTTGCGATGCTaaaactccgagtgacaaaaaaaggatttgaaatttgtttcggcttaaatataaaatgtttatttaatttgtcggccttatcGGTAAAAGTAATGTTCTAGTAAgaatttttccagattttaaaaataaaaaaaatgtgtatcataaggaaaaatttgatgacaaatcatgaaaatgcttctaataaaATTGTACCCGCTCATTGTGAATATTCATTAAACTTTCTATTGAACAGTTTCAACATCTAACTTTCTATCCTTTTCTTTATAACTTATGGTGATTAAATTCTTTACAAATTTAATCATaacataaaaatgtaaatttaacattttaaaagaattttttttctataaagacATCTTacctttttaaaacctttttttatgaAGTTCAATTATGTTATCTCAAGAGATAGCATTTAAATGTCTTTGATAGATTTTAGCGTCTTggactcgatttttttttcttagatattGTCTATCATTTCTTCTTTTAgtgatacaaaaaaattaaaagtttaaaaatgtatgTGAGTGAAATccatcaatgataactgatttacTCACAAATTTGAAAGCAAAAacactgattttgaatttgtttactaCGCTGTAGTCAATTAAGGgacataattttgatgattatgattatgactatgaatgatctgaaaaagttgaattctacagttttgaaaaatttggagtaAATGTTTCTGACATAATtgaacaaaatagaaaaaaaaaagttttatttcgttaaacaaaCTGTTTAAAGTCTGAAAAAACAAGTTGTTTTTTCgctttaaaatatcttaaattcaacaaagttattACTTCTTAAGAATTCggtcaaatttaattattttgcagAGTTGGGGAAAGCAGacaaatataaaacttttatagaTACATTTCATTTGCATAAGTGAAAATTAATAGCGGTCTTtgagaaagttgataaaaaacaaaattttatttaattttccttattctattttaaagttatgtcaAGTGcagattaatttgaaataattttgaccAATTTCGAAATGTTTCGGGGTACATAAATTAATGAAAGTTAGCTCGCATTTTTTACCTAAAAAAATGTGCATTGTGACCTTGAGTAATTGTTTAAACCCCTTTGAATGTTGAGTTGAACATTAAGAAGATCAAGAAACACAAATTGAAAGGAAGGCCAATATTGccatcttgaaaatattttatatgagcataaatttttaatgatataaaagattttttttaagtgatgaATTATTAATAATGGATTAACTAGTTtagtttaaatattcaaaattttaaggcAAGGTAATGTTTTTGTGTTTCCAGATTTGAGCTTCAGTACAAatggattataaaatttttaatagaaagtgacaattaaaaataagaattctTGATCGTTATGTAGTGTcgtagaataaaatttgtagagGCGTAGAGTGACTTGTGACTTAGGCGGGCTTAATACCGCCAAAAGCAAGCCAATTTTCtggcatttaaaaaatgtttttaatatcttttGGGATGAAGTCATTTCCTGTTACTACGGTAAGTTCATATCTTGATCTGAAAATTCcatgtggggggggggggggggttgttaaacccctaaacctaAACCTAAACATTCGCGGCGAtagattcaaattcaaaccGAGCTTTTTATATATTATTTCGCTTTTCCAAGGTTAAGGCATAGTGTTATGGCACCGGAACACTTTCGGAACTTCCGTAGAAACGCGACGATTAAAAATCCACTTTGTTCGGACTTAGAAACGACACTTTATTCTCGGCACGATTTGGGGCTAATTTATTAGCGAAGTGAATACGGCGGCGGTTTGGTTTGAAGTGTTTTCTATTACTATAAATAGCCTCAGAAGCGAATAGGAGAAACTAATATAAACATGAAAATCTTTCCTATTCTTCCTATCAACACATGTACAATTTATCTGAGTGTTGTTTTGAGAGAGGAAAACGCATCTGTTCGAGCAGTGAACAGAGCTTCTATCCATCCGAAAGCTCGATTAGATCACATTCGGATGGGTACTTTTGACGTATGCCTAACTGTTATACACTCTCAATACTAACACTAGTTTATGATGAGGCACCAAAACAttgccgcccgccttgaaattCTGTCTTATAATTTCAACACATTCAAAACCTGATCTACCTGGTAATTATCacttttgttttgattacatttcTTACTATACTATTCTAGTTTCGTTTCACTTTTTCTTATAGGACTAGTGTGTTGACTGGATGCTGTTGGACCACCTGGCTGGAGCTGCTGAGCGGACCAAATTTTCGGTTTTTCGGGACCTATCGGTGTTAGTTTCGCTGCTGCTGTTATGCTGCACAAACGGAGTGATAAAACCATCATCGGGACGAATTTCCAGTGAGAAATCAGTGCGATTGTTGTGcattggaatcaaatttgttttgcagGATGATGTCgtagagtaattttttttttcttttgcagttCTCAGATGGTTGGCGGTAGTTTTCGGGATGGCAGCATTTCACCTGGTTTGCTGGAACGGAGACCATCGATGACGAACCTGCGATCACTTCGCAACCCGTGTGACTGGAATCGACGGTGGCCTATACGACGGTTTTGATGTTGCCCAGAATTGAACAGCAGGAGCTGTCCAGGTAGGTTTTCGATTCAATTCATCGCGATCGTGGAAGACTGAATGAATTCCTTCTCACGACAACAGATTCGATTTGATGCTGGAGGGTCGTCGTGAACGCAGCTCTAGTGTCCAGTGTGCGCTGAACCTCGGTCAGCTTCTGGTGTACCATGGAACGGACCAAATCGCCTCGTTGACCATAACCCGCTCGGTGGTATGTAGTGTGGCTCACAGGATGTACGTGGTTCTGCTGGATTGGCTGATTGACTCGTGTGACCTGAACCGCGGAATGCAACCGATTTGCCGAAACGAACCCTTGCGGTGCCTTGCCGGTGGAGTTATTCGATCCAACGTTCGATCGATGGAATGACCTGAATGCGGGGGAAAGTGCTGATTATTTGGAAACAGTCTTTAGAAATCATGACTTCCCTGGATGCGGAGGCGCTGGGCCCCCGCACATGCCTCCTTGGCAGCTGATGACATTCCGGTCGAGACTTGCGACTGCATTAACTCATTAAAAGGTTGAGCTAATAAAGGATGGCCAAACGTAGAACTTGCAGTTGCGTATTATTTTCTCCAGCTGGAGAACCGTTGGGATGACTCTTCCATCATCATGCTGAGTTGAACTTAATGAAGACATCCTTCATGATGCCTTTGTCCATAGAGCTCTTGAAGGACACTGCAGTCTGGCAGCGTATGGTTGGGGTTTGGGTGAGGTGTAAACTTGTCCTTGTTGAACAGACGATCATTTTGAAACGATTAATTCATACTCATGCGGACACAACATACTACTTCATTTCATCGGACGTTTCATGCTGTCATGCAAATTTGAGGAATGGTTTTGGAATCTTAATCTGATATGGTTTGTACAATTCAACTGATTGTTCAAGGCTTGTGTTCTTTCTTAAGAAGGGCTTAACTTAACTTGATGAGGCTTGTTTCTTTAAACTGACTTTATTAAGTGAGGATTGAGCTTACGTAGAGATTTTTGAACTTAACTTATGAGGAATTAGTCCAGCGCGTTGGAAATTGCTTAAGGAACTTGTATTAGTTCTTGTTGGGATCCATAACTGGATCATCGGTTACTTCAAAGTTGTCGTTGATAGGTAGCACACATATTTTAGATATTGCTCGATCATAAATACCAAACTGTGTACGCACAGAAACGACTCGAACGTTGCCATCTGGTCCAGGGTGAATTTCCTTAATTCGAGCGATTGGCCATTTAAGCGGTGGGAGGTTATCTTCCTTTAGGACGACCATCATCCCAACTTTGAGATTTTCTTTCTGCCTAGACCACTTGGTACGATTGTGGAGATCTGAGAGATACAAAGTCGACCATTTTTTCCACAATGTTTGTGATATCTGCTGCATTCTTTGCCACACATTTAACCGGTTTTCTGGGACTTCGTTCCAGTCATGTTCGGGAGGTGCGGCCATTGGTTTTTGCACCAAGAAATGACCGGGAGTAAGTGGCTCAAAATCATCAGGGTCATTACTTAAGGCTGTTAGGGGGCGAGAATTTAAAGCTGCTTCAATTCTTATGATGATCGTTTGAAATTCTTCATGATTCAGCGAACGTGAACCGACCGTTCTTTTCAGCAAGGTCTTGAATGACTTCACAGCAGATTCCCACAGGCCACCAAAGTTCGGAGAACGGGCAGGAATGAACTGAAAGTCAATTCCTTGATCTGCAGCATGAT
It includes:
- the LOC129746598 gene encoding uncharacterized protein LOC129746598; the encoded protein is MLPRIEQQELSRFDLMLEGRRERSSSVQCALNLGQLLVYHGTDQIASLTITRSVVCSVAHRMYVVLLDWLIDSCDLNRGMQPICRNEPLRCLAGGVIRSNVRSME